In the genome of Fimbriimonadaceae bacterium, one region contains:
- a CDS encoding VanW family protein encodes MKAGLLLGAIGLTAVGGASFLATMPAEVNCIAKFTTSLDGRTPNQRHNAQLALRSLNGAVVKPGETFSFCKRVGTWSRDTGYRKAPVSYNGQLVDSWGGGVCQASTTLYNAALVGGMDVTQRSKHRFWPSYAPPGRDAAVAYQNIDLKFKNPYDFPITIRGQILGDRLEIGLYGRGEAVPCTVVSEVHEKIEPSTYRLPGKQTRVRNSGKPGFEVTTLRKFKDRTEFISSDTYPPMNRVEEFGS; translated from the coding sequence ATGAAGGCAGGTCTTCTTCTAGGCGCGATTGGCTTGACAGCAGTAGGCGGCGCGTCCTTCCTGGCGACAATGCCAGCAGAAGTGAACTGCATCGCAAAGTTTACGACTTCGCTGGATGGACGAACCCCCAACCAACGCCACAATGCACAACTGGCTTTGCGGTCTCTGAATGGCGCGGTCGTGAAACCGGGTGAAACCTTCTCGTTCTGCAAACGGGTTGGCACGTGGTCAAGAGACACGGGCTATCGTAAGGCCCCAGTGAGCTATAACGGCCAACTCGTCGATAGTTGGGGAGGCGGAGTTTGCCAAGCCTCGACGACACTTTACAACGCTGCGTTGGTGGGTGGCATGGACGTAACCCAGCGGTCGAAGCACAGGTTTTGGCCCAGCTATGCACCCCCAGGGCGCGACGCCGCAGTGGCCTACCAAAACATCGACCTAAAGTTCAAAAATCCGTATGATTTCCCAATCACGATCCGGGGCCAGATTCTCGGAGATCGTCTTGAGATCGGACTTTATGGGAGAGGCGAGGCAGTGCCTTGTACTGTCGTATCGGAAGTACATGAGAAGATCGAGCCCTCTACTTACCGACTCCCGGGAAAACAGACAAGGGTTCGGAATTCAGGCAAACCAGGATTTGAGGTGACGACGCTGCGCAAGTTTAAGGACCGAACCGAGTTCATCAGCAGCGATACCTATCCGCCCATGAATCGGGTCGAAGAGTTTGGATCATAA
- a CDS encoding NAD-dependent epimerase/dehydratase family protein: MRLLVLGGTVFLGRHIVEAALADGHEVTLFHRGERGGDLFSGQVERILGDRTKDLDRLAGQKWDIAIDTCGYLPGVVRQSAEALKDSVGAYLFISTISVYDDPEPGSDEGAALAPIKDPNATEVNGETYGYLKVLCEQAVQEVYPDRFLLVRPGLIVGPWDPTDRFTYWPTRIERGENVLAAGKDQPTQFVDVRDLAAYCVQRLSALAAGNLQDRIVHVVGPHDSISIGEVVDTCCAELRPEAKVYWVTDEFLAQHEVKPWSDLPLYVGSEGLGMMQLNHSRAIKTGLTFRPLAETVRDTANWAREHRAEVPLKAGLAADRELELLEQWWS; this comes from the coding sequence ATGCGGTTATTGGTACTTGGAGGCACCGTTTTCCTGGGGCGTCACATTGTGGAGGCGGCTCTTGCTGACGGGCATGAAGTGACGCTTTTCCATCGAGGAGAGCGTGGTGGCGATCTATTTTCTGGGCAAGTGGAAAGGATTCTTGGGGACCGCACGAAGGACCTTGACCGACTTGCTGGGCAGAAGTGGGATATCGCGATCGATACCTGTGGGTACCTTCCTGGGGTTGTAAGGCAGTCGGCTGAAGCGCTTAAAGATAGCGTTGGGGCATACCTCTTCATCTCCACGATCAGCGTTTACGATGACCCCGAGCCCGGTTCGGATGAGGGCGCCGCGCTTGCCCCGATCAAAGATCCAAACGCGACCGAGGTGAATGGGGAGACTTACGGATATCTGAAGGTCTTGTGTGAGCAAGCTGTTCAAGAGGTTTATCCAGACCGATTCTTGCTTGTGAGGCCGGGCCTCATCGTGGGGCCGTGGGACCCGACCGACCGCTTCACCTATTGGCCCACTCGAATTGAGCGCGGCGAAAACGTCTTGGCGGCGGGGAAAGATCAGCCCACACAGTTTGTCGATGTTCGAGATTTAGCCGCTTACTGTGTTCAGCGTCTCTCGGCTCTTGCGGCGGGCAACCTGCAAGACCGAATCGTTCACGTTGTCGGCCCGCACGATTCAATCTCTATCGGTGAGGTCGTGGATACTTGCTGCGCCGAGCTAAGACCCGAGGCGAAGGTCTACTGGGTTACGGACGAATTCCTTGCTCAGCACGAGGTGAAGCCCTGGAGCGATCTACCGCTCTATGTTGGGAGCGAGGGGCTGGGGATGATGCAGCTAAACCACAGTCGGGCTATCAAAACAGGATTAACGTTCCGACCACTTGCCGAGACGGTCCGCGACACCGCAAATTGGGCAAGAGAGCACCGGGCTGAGGTTCCCCTGAAAGCGGGTCTTGCGGCTGACCGCGAGTTAGAGCTGTTGGAGCAGTGGTGGTCGTGA